The following is a genomic window from Paenibacillus thiaminolyticus.
CGACCCGATTAGCATCAGAATAACCGGCAGCAAGATCGTGAAGAGCGTGATGCCGAAGCCGGGCAGCTGACGCTCGTTCTTCAGGGCGAACTGCTCGGCCAGCTTCGCCGGCGGCTCGACTTGGATGCGCTTACCGATGTATTTGCCGAATAGAGGGCCCGCAATGATCGCCGTCGGCAATCCAATCAGCAGCGAGTACAGAATTGTTTTCCCAAGATCCGCTTGATAGGCATCAATCGCGATCATCGGTGCCGGATGCGGCGGCACAAGCCCATGCACCGTCGACAGGCCTGCAAGAATCGGAATCCCAATTTGCAGAAGCGACATTTTCGTTTTACGGGCCACGGTGAATACGATAGGAATCAACAGAATGACACCGACTTCGAAGAACACCGGAATCCCGACAATAAATCCGACGAGCATCATCGCCCAGTGCACGCGCTTCTCGCCGAACTTGTCAACCAGCGTAGACGCGATCTGTTCCGCTCCGCCGGATTCCGCCATCATTTTGCCAAGCATCGTCCCGAGCGCGATGACAATCGCGATCGTGCCCAGTGTTCCGCCGAGGCCGCTCGTGATAGACTTGACCACTTCGAGCGGCTGCATGCCGGTCGTCAGACCGAGCAGAAGCGCGGACAGAAGCAGGGTGACAAACGGATTCCATTTGAATTTGGCAATGAACACAATAAGAAACACGATCGCAACCAGTGTCCATAGCAGCAGGGTTACGTTGTGGCTTAATCCGAATATCGTACTCATGTTGCAGAACCCTCCCTTAACTATACCTATCTTCTTAACATGCCCTAACTATGATGTATACTTGTCGACAACTTGAGTGTGCAGAAGCCCGATATCGGCTTCCTGCTCCCTATTGCGGCAAGCTTATATGAAGCGTCCGGCGCGAATCCGCAAAATAAGCTTGAACCACCTGCTGTATTGTGTTCGCGTCCTTGGATTCCAGGCCCTGCACAATGGTCCGGTGCTTCTCGATGACCGTACGGAGCTTGTCCTCTCCCTCGGAGAAGATTTCTTCCGTCGTAATCAGCATGACCGTCATCACAATTTGGCGGATGCTTGTCCACAGATGCATAATGCGGTTATGCTCTGCCGCCGCAATTATCGCTTCGTGAAAAGACAAATCCTGAAAAGCGAAATCGGTGACATCACGGTACTTCACAGCCAGCTCCATCTTATCGATTATCTGATTCAGCTTCACGATAAGCCGCTCCTGATCCGCACTGGCCAGCCTCTGCTGTACGAAGCTCTCGATGAGGAACCGGACATCATACAATTCCTCGACATCCTTCATGCTGAGGCCGAGCACGACTGCGCCCATTCGTTCCAACCGGATAAGACCTTCGTTAGACAACGTTTTCAAGGCTTCCCGAACCGGCGAGCGGCTCGTACCGAAGTCGGCCGCGACTCGGTTCTCCGAGATGATCTCGCCGGGCTTTACTGTTCCATTTATGATGTGCAGACGCAGCTCGCAGGCGATCGATTCCCCAAGGGAAGCGCCCTGCAGCCATTCTTGTGGATAATGCATCGAGCTCCAACTCTCCTAATGAAATAAATAATGTCCCCAATGAACAAAAGCAGATACTATCAAATTTTATCATACATTCACCGGAATATTCCATTAGGTTGATGCTCGCGCAGACTTGTTCAGCCGTTTTTCTCCACCTGATGCCCGCCGAATTCATTCCGCAGCGCAGCGACCACCTTGCCGTGGAACGTATCCGACTCCAGCGAACGGTATCTCATGAAGAGAGACATCGCGATGACCGGCGCGCTTGCCTGCAGATCCAATGCCGTCTCGACGGTCCATTTGCCTTCGCCCGAGCTCTGCATCACGCCGCGGATGCCTTCGAGACAAGGATCCTTCGCGAATGCATTCTGCGTCAAGTCCATCAGCCAGCTGCGGATGACCGATCCGTTCGACCATACGCGGGCAACCGATTCATAGTCGAATTCGAAATCGCTCTTATCCAACAGCTCGAAGCCTTCGGCGATCGATTGCATCATTCCGTACTCAATGCCGTTGTGGACCATTTTCAGAAAATGTCCGCTGCCGCTCTTGCCCCCATACAGATAACCTTGTTCAACCGCGATATCCCGGAATAACGGCTCCAGCAGCTTGAATACCTCTTCCTTACCGCCAATCATGAAGCATCCGCCCTGGGCAGCGCCTTCGGTACCGCCCGATGTGCCTACATCCATATAATGAATGCCATGCTGCTGCAGCTTCTCGCCGCGAGCGACCGACTGCTTGTAATGCGAATTGCCTCCGTCTATGACGACGTCCCCCTGCGTCAGCAGCGGAATAAGCGTCTCAATGACATGATCCACGATTCCGCCGGCCGGTACCATCATCCACACGATCTTCGGCGACGGCAACTTGGATACAAGCTCTTCAATCGAATCCGCCGCAATCGCTCCCGCTTCCGCCGCTTTCTGCCGCGGCTCCGGATTCACATCATATGCGGCAACCTGGTGCCCATGCCGAAGCATGTTGCTTACCAGATTGAAGCCCATTTTACCGAGTCCTATCATGCCTATATTCATGCTGTCTCTTCACTCCTTGAATTACACTACAAGTATACTTGTATACAACTTTTGCAGTTCCTATCTTACCTTGTTCTCGGGAATCTGTAAAGAAGAAATTTGTAAGCGATTTCGATATACATACTTTGGCCGAATCGCCACCCGAGTATGCGTTCGTGATAATGACTTGCTCTAGGGACAGGTTACTCATAGGACGAACGAAAAATTGGCACAATATGTAGAACTATCATTTTCCCTATAAGGATGTGGAGCAGGGCACGATCACCCAGATGAAAGGAAGGGGCAGTTCATGAAGGAGGATGTACAGGCGCTACATGACTTATTTGATTCGTTATCGGTTGCCTGGAACCATGGAGACGGCAAAGCATACGGACTCTGCTTCACGGAAGATGCCGATTATGTCACTTTTCACGGAGAGCATATTACAGGGAGAGACAACATTGCGGATGTGCATCATAAGCTGTGGGAAGGAGTGCTTCGAGGCTCGACCCTTAGCGGAAAAATAACAAATCTGCGCTTCATTGCGCCGGATACGGCCATTTTCCATGCGATAGGGGTCGTCCAGCTCCGCTGGCATAAGCATGCGCCCAAAAAAAGAAATTCAGTGAATACGAATGTAGCCGTAAAACAGAACGGGA
Proteins encoded in this region:
- the gnd gene encoding phosphogluconate dehydrogenase (NAD(+)-dependent, decarboxylating), whose amino-acid sequence is MNIGMIGLGKMGFNLVSNMLRHGHQVAAYDVNPEPRQKAAEAGAIAADSIEELVSKLPSPKIVWMMVPAGGIVDHVIETLIPLLTQGDVVIDGGNSHYKQSVARGEKLQQHGIHYMDVGTSGGTEGAAQGGCFMIGGKEEVFKLLEPLFRDIAVEQGYLYGGKSGSGHFLKMVHNGIEYGMMQSIAEGFELLDKSDFEFDYESVARVWSNGSVIRSWLMDLTQNAFAKDPCLEGIRGVMQSSGEGKWTVETALDLQASAPVIAMSLFMRYRSLESDTFHGKVVAALRNEFGGHQVEKNG
- a CDS encoding GntP family permease — translated: MSTIFGLSHNVTLLLWTLVAIVFLIVFIAKFKWNPFVTLLLSALLLGLTTGMQPLEVVKSITSGLGGTLGTIAIVIALGTMLGKMMAESGGAEQIASTLVDKFGEKRVHWAMMLVGFIVGIPVFFEVGVILLIPIVFTVARKTKMSLLQIGIPILAGLSTVHGLVPPHPAPMIAIDAYQADLGKTILYSLLIGLPTAIIAGPLFGKYIGKRIQVEPPAKLAEQFALKNERQLPGFGITLFTILLPVILMLIGSIANIVDPEGVSGWTVFCEFIGHEIIALLISVVFSFFSLGFARGFKKEDISRFTSECLAPTATIILIIGGGGAFKQVLINSGVGDAIAAIATQANINIILFAWFVAALIRVATGSATVAMTTAAGIVAPVLALNPGVNVELVVLATGAGSIVLSHVNDAGFWMVKEFFNMSVPQTLKSWTVMETVLSVVGLIFILLLSTVV
- a CDS encoding GntR family transcriptional regulator — encoded protein: MHYPQEWLQGASLGESIACELRLHIINGTVKPGEIISENRVAADFGTSRSPVREALKTLSNEGLIRLERMGAVVLGLSMKDVEELYDVRFLIESFVQQRLASADQERLIVKLNQIIDKMELAVKYRDVTDFAFQDLSFHEAIIAAAEHNRIMHLWTSIRQIVMTVMLITTEEIFSEGEDKLRTVIEKHRTIVQGLESKDANTIQQVVQAYFADSRRTLHISLPQ
- a CDS encoding SgcJ/EcaC family oxidoreductase, translating into MKEDVQALHDLFDSLSVAWNHGDGKAYGLCFTEDADYVTFHGEHITGRDNIADVHHKLWEGVLRGSTLSGKITNLRFIAPDTAIFHAIGVVQLRWHKHAPKKRNSVNTNVAVKQNGKWKIAAFHNCRIQVPSVMHKVMMKLMTP